From the bacterium genome, the window AAGGCGTTCTCGCGCATGAGCTCTCCCACATTTACAACCAGGACATATTGATAATGACCGTAGCGGCGGCGCTGGTCGGACTGATAATAATCATTTGCGAACTCGTGTTGCGCGGCAGGATGTGGTACTTCGGCGGCCGGGGCGGAGGGCGCGACCGGGGAGGCGGGCAGTTTGCGCTGATTTACCTCGCGATAATGCTTTTGGCAGCGATACTCGCGCCGATTGTCGCGCAGATGATGCAGATGGCGATCAGCCGCAACCGCGAGCATCTGGCCGATGCGACCGCGGTGAAGCTGACGCGCAATCCTGAAGGGCTTGCGGGAGCGCTCGAAGTGATAGCAAACACTCTCGTTCCCATGCCGCAGGTCTCAACCGCCGCCGCGCACCTTTTCATTGACGACCCGACGCGCGCCGCACCGCAACGGAATTGGTTCGAGCGGATGTTCGACACCCATCCCGATATCTGGGATCGGATCGACAAAATCCGCAGGATGTGATGCAACGGCTTTAAAGAGGCGGCAAGTTCAAAATTTCATTCCACACCGATATCCCGCAAGAACGCCGCCGCGTCTTCGGGCGGAGTGGGATTGATATAAA encodes:
- a CDS encoding M48 family metallopeptidase: MYSLFQYQIEANKRRTFFLFFGFILLITGLGLAIGLFVSPQDSVLFAAAALVLAVIMSISSYYGGASSVIRMTRAREVTKAEFPYLINTVEGLCIAAGLPHVPRVYVMDEDSPNAFATGHKPENSIICVTTGLLERLDRQQLEGVLAHELSHIYNQDILIMTVAAALVGLIIIICELVLRGRMWYFGGRGGGRDRGGGQFALIYLAIMLLAAILAPIVAQMMQMAISRNREHLADATAVKLTRNPEGLAGALEVIANTLVPMPQVSTAAAHLFIDDPTRAAPQRNWFERMFDTHPDIWDRIDKIRRM